The window ATTATTAACAGGACATTTCTTAACGCATAAATTACAATGAGTACAAATCTTTTTTACTTTAAATAAATGTCCGTTTACTTTCATAGCAGGGTGTTCTATTCTAAATAAAAATGCTATAAATCTGCCGAAAGGAAATTTCTTTAAAAAACTTTCTCGTCCGTCCAAAATTTCATTAGCCTCAATCACGCATAAAGCCTTAGCAGTCTTCCACATCTTAGCAGCAAACTCATCAGTATGTCTAAACATAATATTATAAGGCATTACATAATGATATTCATTAGTTAGAATATATCCTTTTGGCTTAAGTCTTGCCATCAAAGGCTCTGAAGATATATTATTAATTGTTAGAGGCTCTCCGGAAGTTTTTATAATAAATATTTTTTTCTTTTCATTTTCAAATTTAGGAAAAAGTTTTATCAAATCAAAAATAGGATAAGGAGCATTAAATCCATGTATAGGATAAGCAATACCAACATAATCATAATCTTTTATATTAGGCATATTATCAAAATTATCGCCTACACTATAAAGCAAAGTTTCAACTCCGTTTTCTTCAAATATTTTTTTATACTCTCTTGAAACTTTTTCAGTATTTCCTGTACCAGAAAAACAATATATTACAGCCTTTTTATTTTCAGACATATTTATTACCTTTTTTATATAAATTATTATTTTTTATTATTGCTAATAAAAATTGTTCGCTAAAATGTATAGCAAATGACGCTGTCCGCCTTTGGTGAATTTGCTATAGGCTCACAATTTTTATATTTGGCTTTCTAATATTTAAAAATTATCATTAATCAACCTTTTTATAATGAGCCTTAAAATCTTCATCAAAATAATAAAGCATATTCTCATCTTTATCATGAGAATCATACCAAACCTGAGCAAAGAAAGGATTTTTTTTCGCTAAAATATCAAAGTTCCAAGTATAGTCCGGCATGCATTCCATACACCAATGACCTGCTTTTATAACAGTAAACGCTGAAGCTTCAAATTCATGTCCTTCAGAACAAGCCCATCTTAATTTTGTATGCAAATCCCCTTTGGTCATACTAGTGCTTAAAAGTTTTCCGCCTCTGAACTCAGCAGCCTTTTTCAAATCTTCCAAATCTATTTCGCTGTCTTTTTTATTTTCATCATATCCATGATTAAGAAGTTCGGCATTTTTTATATCAAGCAAAGCCTTATAGTCTATATAATTGCCTTTGGAATCTTTATTTTCAAAAAGCAAATTAAAATCTTCCCATTTTTTAGGCAAATTATCAAAAGCCTCTTCGCTTCCGAATGTTGCTATAACTTTTCCTTTCTCTCCGTTTTTTCTCCAATATGTAGGAGAGTTAGGATGTGATAAAAGTCTTTGTATAGCAAAAAACGATATTATAGAAGGAGGCACAAGTTTACCTAAAGCATAATACCAATGAGTTTTTCCTATTTCATTCCAATAATCAGTAACGGACTCTTTCTGATAAGAAAATAATTCTTCTAATTTGTATCCGTCATAATACCAAAGCCCATGAAAATTTCTTGTGGCATTCCAATTGGGCTTCATATATTTTTTTGTAGAGCCTCCTATAAGTTTGAAGCCGTCATTAAAAGTATCATATCCAACTAGCCTATTTTCTGCCTTGCTTCCCAAATTAAAACAGCCTTTCCAAAAATAATAGTCTAATTTTCCTTTAATATCCTCTTCAATAATTCTCTTCATTAAAAGCCCGCTGTCTCTTGCAGTAGCCCACTCAAGAGGAGCATTATAACAAGTATGAAACATAAGTCCATCGCTCATATTATCAGTAAGCATTCTATTATGAAGCATAGCAGTTTGTCTTATTATAGCCCTGTTTTCTAATGATGAATCAAGAACATATCTTTCGCCTTTTAATTTTGAAAAAGAATATGCATCATAAGGACTTATTAATAAAGGATCACCAACTCTCCCCCAAGGGTGTTTTTCATTGCGGTTGCCGTAAAGAGCTACTGTTGATATATGCACAAGTTTAGGACGATTTTCTTTGGGCATTTCTTCTAATATATCTACAATATGCTTAATGCCTACAAAATTAGTCAGATGTGCAAGTTTTGGATATTTGTCCGAATTAGGAGGTATAACTGCCGCAAGATTAAGTACATAATCACAGTCTTTTAATAATTTTACGCAGTCGTCTTTCTCATATAAATATCCTATAATAATTTCAACTCTGTCCCCATACTGCCTTTTAAACTTATCAGCAGCTTTTTTACTTTCTTTTCTTACAAGTACTTTTACTAATTTAATATCATCTATCTCCATTAATTGTCTTAATGTTTCAAGTCCCATGTTTCCAGTAGCACCTGTTAAGGCTATTGTATATTTCATCTTGTTATCCTTTTTATTATCCTTTATTAACAGCGATAAATTATAATTACAAAACAAATTATATTTTACAGCTTTTTAATTAATTCATCATCATTTTACATAAGCATATATAAATAGTTTTTTATTTTACATATTATATATTTAAAAAAAAATTTTGTAAATAAAGTGTTTGGAGGTATCAAAAAAATGAAGTCATTAAAAATATTATCTTTATTATTATTTAGTTTTATTATTTATGCTCAAACCTCTTTTTCACAAAACAATGATGAAGCATCTCAATTACTTCAATTAATAAACAGCGAAAGAAAAAAATCATCTCTTAATGAATACAAAACAGAACCTCAATTACAAAATGCCGCAAACCAAAGGGCTAAAGAAATAGCAGAAGGTATAAGAAAATCAACAGCTTTACAAGACAATAATATACAATTTGCATCATACTCTGAAGGCTCTATTATTGCCGATATGACTGCTGAGCAAGTATTCAATCAAATGCTTAAATCACAGAGAAATTTAATATTAAATAATAAATTCACTCATGCAGCTGCTTCTGTATATGAAAATGGCGGCAAAAAATATTGGACAGTAATTTATGTATCTTCAAGAAATGGGGACATAATAAAAAAAGAATTAAATATACAAAAAGAAAGGGAAAGAGTAGCTGAATTATGCAATGAGGCTAGAAAACAAAATAATGTATCTGTTTCATTGGTGCTTGACAGTAAATTAAGCGAGGCAGCACAAAAGAGAGCTGAAGAGTTAAAGACTTTATTTTCTCATACAAGACCTAATAAAACAGCATTCTCCACAATATTAAAAGAGTATAACATAGCATACAAAACAGCAGGTGAAAATATAGCAAATGGTCAGGTAGATGCAGATGATGTTATGAAATCTTGGCTTAACTCTCCCGGACACAGAGCAAACATACTTCAAAAAAATTTCGGAAAGATAGGTGTTGGTGTATTTGAATATAATAACAGACTTTATTGGGTACAGGTATTTACTGATTAATAATTTTTTATTTAATTAGAATATAATTAAGACAAATTTCATTTTTAAATTTATTTAAAAACCCTCCCTTTAAAATTTAAAGCATTGATTTAAATTAAAATTTTATTCATATTAAAAATCATGCCCGCCCAAGTGTTAATTAGATTTAAAATCTATTTAACGCACGGTAAATGCATTTTTATAATAAATTTTAATCATAATAAAAAAACTCTTCATTTTCTGATGTTTCTTCTTCTAATATATTATCATAATCAAGAAGCTCCTCATCTGTATACTCTTTCATCTCTAATTCAGATTCTTCTTCGGAGGGAGCAGCTTCTTCTTCATCAATAGATTCTTCTGTACTTTCTGATTCTTCTAAAGATGACTGTGATTCAATATTTTTTTCAGGCTCTTCAGCAACTTCATTTTCTGATGTTTCTTCTTCTAATATATTATCAGAATCAAGAAGCTCCTTCGATGCTTTTTTCTATTTCGTTTCTGTTTTCATCTTCTTCTGCTTCTTCTATTTCGTCAATATCATAATTTGAATTATTTTTGCTGTTTTCTAAATAAGGCGTTTTTTCTTTTAAAGTTTTGAAGTCAAAGTTAGGATTTTCTTCATAGAATTTTTTACCGAAGTCTGTTATTTGATATACTCCTCTTTCTGTATTTTCTATCAATTGAGCTTTCTTAAGATAAGTTAATGACCAATCAACTCTATCACTAAATTTGGAATATTTATTTTCTTTTACTAGTTTTAAATCTTCATCAGAAGGATTTGTATATTCTTTGATTTTATCTTATATTTTACTTTTATGCACAGCTTCTTTTACATTATATAAATATTTTAGTACATATTTATCATAGCTCTATATTTTAAAAGTGCCATAATGAACAAACTCCTATTACTTCAATTAAAAAATGATACTTCAATGAAATGGTGAAATTTTTAGCAGAGAAAGGTGCTGATATAAATTTAGAAGATGGATACGGATATACTCCCTTAATAATAGCAATGAAGTATCGTAATATTGGTTTAGCTAAAGATATTATTGATTTGAAGCCTGATTTAAATGCTATATGTTCAGCAACAGGGGATACCCCTTTAACATATTTAGTACGTGAAGTTTGGTTTGGTACAGATGCTTGTTACTATATGATAAAAAACGGTGCTGATGTAAATAAAAAAAATGATAACGGAGATACTCCATTAATAGTTGCCGTAGAAAATATTGTTGGAAGTTATGGTATGTTAGGAGTTATTATAAATATGGGTGCTGATTATAATATTAAAAATAATGACGGAAAAACAGCTATGGATATTGTTATAGAGGAAGATGACAAAGCAGCACTTCATCATTTAAATAATCCAGATACTTTAGAATACTATCTTACTATATAAAAAATAATAAAATAAAAAGTGTATGCATATTTTTTATATGTATGCACTTTTTTTATTCATGATTTTTCAAATTTTGACAATTTATAGTTATTTTAGTATAATATATTCATGAAAAATAATACAAATATAAAAAAAATAAAATATTTCAATCCTTTGAACGATTATTTTATACGATACCTTTTTACTGACAAAGGAAGCAGCGAATCTATACTTTTAGATTTTATTAATTCTATAATGCTTGATTCTAGAATGAAAACTTTTAAAGCAGTAGAAATATTAACCCCATTTAATTTAAAGAAAAATAGAAATCTAAAAGAAACTATAGTCGATGTAAAATGTATTACCCAGAATGGCTCAGTTGTTATTATAGAAATTCAACTTCAAGGTAATTCAAGGTTTCCAGAAAGAATACTTTATTATTGGGCAGCAAATTATAGTAAATTATTAAAGCATGGAGAAAGATATGATGAACTTACACCTGTAATAAGCATTAATTTACTCAATTTCAATTTAGACAAAACAAACAATATACATTCCTGCTATATGCTTTACGAGATGAATAACAAAAAACTTCTCACAGACCATTTGCAGATACATATAATAGAATTAAAAAAGTTTAAGAAAAACATATTAACTAAAGATTTAAATTGTTGGTTAAAAATGTTTACAAGCAAAAATTTGGAGGCTTCTATGTCTGAAATAGTAAAAGAAAAACCTATAATGGAAGAAGTACAAAAAAAATATAATAATTTTGTAAAAA of the Brachyspira hampsonii genome contains:
- a CDS encoding EFR1 family ferrodoxin (N-terminal region resembles flavodoxins. C-terminal ferrodoxin region binds two 4Fe-4S clusters.); the encoded protein is MSENKKAVIYCFSGTGNTEKVSREYKKIFEENGVETLLYSVGDNFDNMPNIKDYDYVGIAYPIHGFNAPYPIFDLIKLFPKFENEKKKIFIIKTSGEPLTINNISSEPLMARLKPKGYILTNEYHYVMPYNIMFRHTDEFAAKMWKTAKALCVIEANEILDGRESFLKKFPFGRFIAFLFRIEHPAMKVNGHLFKVKKICTHCNLCVKKCPVNNIYNDEKGDIKFKNKCVMCTSCSFRCPVDAIRIGILDFWRVNGVYKFENPPVGIKSKHDAYCKKAYERYFSDADKKIHDYSLHSKEEYKQKTYYKNIENYIL
- a CDS encoding NAD-dependent epimerase/dehydratase family protein — its product is MKYTIALTGATGNMGLETLRQLMEIDDIKLVKVLVRKESKKAADKFKRQYGDRVEIIIGYLYEKDDCVKLLKDCDYVLNLAAVIPPNSDKYPKLAHLTNFVGIKHIVDILEEMPKENRPKLVHISTVALYGNRNEKHPWGRVGDPLLISPYDAYSFSKLKGERYVLDSSLENRAIIRQTAMLHNRMLTDNMSDGLMFHTCYNAPLEWATARDSGLLMKRIIEEDIKGKLDYYFWKGCFNLGSKAENRLVGYDTFNDGFKLIGGSTKKYMKPNWNATRNFHGLWYYDGYKLEELFSYQKESVTDYWNEIGKTHWYYALGKLVPPSIISFFAIQRLLSHPNSPTYWRKNGEKGKVIATFGSEEAFDNLPKKWEDFNLLFENKDSKGNYIDYKALLDIKNAELLNHGYDENKKDSEIDLEDLKKAAEFRGGKLLSTSMTKGDLHTKLRWACSEGHEFEASAFTVIKAGHWCMECMPDYTWNFDILAKKNPFFAQVWYDSHDKDENMLYYFDEDFKAHYKKVD
- a CDS encoding CAP domain-containing protein yields the protein MKSLKILSLLLFSFIIYAQTSFSQNNDEASQLLQLINSERKKSSLNEYKTEPQLQNAANQRAKEIAEGIRKSTALQDNNIQFASYSEGSIIADMTAEQVFNQMLKSQRNLILNNKFTHAAASVYENGGKKYWTVIYVSSRNGDIIKKELNIQKERERVAELCNEARKQNNVSVSLVLDSKLSEAAQKRAEELKTLFSHTRPNKTAFSTILKEYNIAYKTAGENIANGQVDADDVMKSWLNSPGHRANILQKNFGKIGVGVFEYNNRLYWVQVFTD
- a CDS encoding winged helix-turn-helix domain-containing protein — translated: MKEYTNPSDEDLKLVKENKYSKFSDRVDWSLTYLKKAQLIENTERGVYQITDFGKKFYEENPNFDFKTLKEKTPYLENSKNNSNYDIDEIEEAEEDENRNEIEKSIEGAS
- a CDS encoding Rpn family recombination-promoting nuclease/putative transposase, giving the protein MKNNTNIKKIKYFNPLNDYFIRYLFTDKGSSESILLDFINSIMLDSRMKTFKAVEILTPFNLKKNRNLKETIVDVKCITQNGSVVIIEIQLQGNSRFPERILYYWAANYSKLLKHGERYDELTPVISINLLNFNLDKTNNIHSCYMLYEMNNKKLLTDHLQIHIIELKKFKKNILTKDLNCWLKMFTSKNLEASMSEIVKEKPIMEEVQKKYNNFVKSRLMMMEYEKKEAYLYGNQIMFDEERRLGIEEGIKKGKEEGIKENQILTAKNMKKENIDVNIISKITGLSMQEIEKL